The segment GCACCTATATCGTGTCGGCCGGCATGGAGGGCTCATCGCGCCAGCTCGCCATCCTGCAAGCGGCCGTCAAGATCCTTGGCGTCGCCGCGCTGCTGCCGTTCGTCATCGTCGAGCGCACCTTCCATGTCCCGCTGCTGGAGGCGCTCATCCGCCTGATCACCAGCGATATCGGCAAACAAGTGGCACTCGTCTATCTCGCCTGCCAGATCGCCGCCGTCGCGGTGCAGGCGGTCTTCGACCGCGCCCTTAATCCGCTCCTCGCCTACATGGCGCCGCCGTCGCTCGAGGAGACCGCCTCGAAGCCGCGCTATCTCTACGATCAGGCACTCGCGGAGCCGGAAACCGCCCTCGTTCTCGTCGATCGCGAGCAGGCCCGCGTCTTCAGCTTCCTGCCACTCTATCTCGGCGTCGCCGATCTGCTCGAAGGCGGCGAGACAATCCGCGAGCGCGGTACAGTGCTCGCCGCAGCGACAACCCTCGACGAGGTGATCGGCCGCTTTCTCACCGATCTGTCCGACGCCGGGGCAAGCCGCGAGGTGCTGGTCGCGATCGCCAATCGACAGGCCCGCAACGGCTTCCTGCAATCGCTCCACGAGGCCATGCACGAGCTCGGTGGCGTGCTGGCCAAACCGTTCGAATTGCCGGCGCTCCGCTCGCTCGCCGAAAATCTTTCCGAGGGCCTCGCCGCTCTCCTGATGGTCGCCTACGAGGCGGTCCGCGACGGCGATGCCGACGATCTCGCGCTGCTGCAGAAAATGGCTGCCGACCGCGACAGCCTCGTCGATCAGATGCGCCGGCGTGTCGTCTCCGCGGACAAATCCGTATCGGCACAGGACCAGCAGGCGCTTTATGCGATTACCAGCCTGTTCGAGCGCATCGTCTGGATGTTGCGCCGCTTCGCAGCGCTGCTCGTCGAGGCCCACGCGGAGGAGGCCGCACCGGCGCTCGAAACGCCGGGCGGCGCGGCGGAATTGGCCAAGTAACGCCGCGATCTGAATTCGCCAACTAGTGCGTGCGGTTCCTT is part of the Methylovirgula ligni genome and harbors:
- a CDS encoding Na/Pi cotransporter family protein; this encodes MQTLDIFASILAGLGLFFVGTKGIAANLSQLAGRSLRQWVARSTGNYAMSAAIGTLAGALVQSTNAITVILMSMAKAEMITPRQARPILVWSNVGTSVLVLAVAIDIHLFVLLLTATTGLFYYLNLDRSPRWRPFVAALLAISLLFLGLQLMHNGNHELRSIEWVREFFQISARWSILAFGVGVVLAVALQSSSTVAVIAISMSAAGLFTLGQALLTVLGASVGSGLSTYIVSAGMEGSSRQLAILQAAVKILGVAALLPFVIVERTFHVPLLEALIRLITSDIGKQVALVYLACQIAAVAVQAVFDRALNPLLAYMAPPSLEETASKPRYLYDQALAEPETALVLVDREQARVFSFLPLYLGVADLLEGGETIRERGTVLAAATTLDEVIGRFLTDLSDAGASREVLVAIANRQARNGFLQSLHEAMHELGGVLAKPFELPALRSLAENLSEGLAALLMVAYEAVRDGDADDLALLQKMAADRDSLVDQMRRRVVSADKSVSAQDQQALYAITSLFERIVWMLRRFAALLVEAHAEEAAPALETPGGAAELAK